A genome region from Mugil cephalus isolate CIBA_MC_2020 chromosome 13, CIBA_Mcephalus_1.1, whole genome shotgun sequence includes the following:
- the degs1 gene encoding sphingolipid delta(4)-desaturase DES1 — protein MGNRVAREDYEWVYTDQPHADRRKEILAKYPEIKSLMGPDVRLKWIVCMMVAVQFLALYLVKDLDWKWVLFWTYAFGSCINHSMTLAIHEISHNTAFGNNKAIWNRYFAMFANLPIGLPYSASFKRYHLDHHRYLGGDGIDVDIPTEFEGWFFCTRFRKFIWIILQPLFYAVRPLCINPKPITQLEVTNVAFQLTFDILLYWMWGAKPLVYMLAGSMLGMGLHPISGHFIAEHYMFLKGHETYSYYGSLNLLTFNVGYHNEHHDFPSIPGRRLPMVKKIAAEYYNDLPQYTSWVKVLYDFIMDDTLSPYSRIKRKLKEDVKQE, from the exons ATGGGGAACCGAGTCGCCCGTGAAGACTACGAATGGGTATACACGGACCAGCCGCATGCTGACAGGAGAAAAGAGATTCTGG CTAAATATCCTGAAATCAAATCGCTGATGGGTCCTGACGTCAGGCTGAAATGGATTGTGTGCATGATGGTGGCAGTACAGTTTTTAGCTTTGTACCTGGTCAAAGACTTGGACTGGAAATGGGTTTTGTTTTGGACTTATGCATTTGGCAGCTGTATCAACCATTCGATGACCCTTGCTATTCATGAGATCTCCCACAATACTGCCTTTGGAAACAACAAGGCTATATGGAACCGCTACTTTGCCATGTTTGCCAACCTGCCAATTGGCCTGCCCTACTCTGCGTCCTTCAAACGCTATCACCTGGACCATCACCGCTACCTCGGTGGAGATGGTATTGATGTAGACATTCCAACAGAATTTGAAGGCTGGTTCTTCTGCACACGCTTTCGCAAGTTTATCTGGATTATTCTGCAACCCCTGTTCTATGCTGTCCGCCCCCTCTGCATCAACCCCAAACCCATCACTCAATTAGAGGTGACCAATGTGGCCTTTCAGCTCACATTTGACATTCTGCTCTACTGGATGTGGGGAGCCAAGCCTTTGGTCTACATGCTAGCTGGATCCATGCTGGGAATGGGATTGCACCCCATCTCCGGCCACTTCATAGCTGAGCATTATATGTTCCTCAAGGGTCATGAGACCTACTCCTACTATGGCTCCCTCAACTTGCTTACATTCAATGTGGGCTACCACAATGAGCACCATGACTTCCCCAGCATTCCAGGACGAAGGCTACCCATG gTGAAGAAAATAGCAGCAGAGTATTACAATGACCTTCCTCAATATACATCTTGGGTGAAGGTCCTGTATGATTTCATCATGGATGATACTTTGAGCCCATACTCTCGAATCAAGAGGAAACTGAAAGAAGATGTGAAACAAGAGTAA